From the genome of Salmonella enterica subsp. houtenae serovar Houten:
AGATCCGGCGCAACCTCCGCTTTAATTTTTTCAAACTGCTCGCGGCGTTTCGCGTTCACCAGCGGCACGACCACTTCCAGATCGGGATAGCGCTGTCGCAGTAATTGTGCGGTTTTCAGGAAATCGGCGCTGAGCATCTCCACTTCCGCGCCACGACTGCCCGGCAGTAACGCCAGACAATGGGCGTCATACGGGATACCCAGCACGTCGCGCGCCGCATTTTTATCCGGGTCCAGCGGCATTGCATCCGCCATGGTGTGACCGATAAAGCGGCACGGGACGTTAAATTTATCGTAAAACGCTTTTTCGAAAGGCAGAAAAGCCAGCACCATATGGGTGGATCTGCCTATTTTGAAAACGCGTTTCTGTCGCCAGGCCCAAACGGACGGGCTGACATAATGAATGGTTTTAATCCCCTGTTTTTTCAGATTACCTTCGAGGGTAATGTTGAAATCAGGGGCATCAATCCCGACAAAGACATCGGGCTTGAGTTCGGTAAAACGGCGGGTCAGATCGGCACGGATATGCAACAAACGGCGTAAACGTCCGAGCACTTCAACTATGCCCATGACCGCCAGCTCTTCCATTTCGTACCAGGCTTCACACCCTTCAGCCTGCATACGCGGCCCCGCAACGCCCACAAAACGGGAGTTGGGTACGCGCGCTTTCAGCGCACGAATTAAGCCTGCGCCAAGAATATCGCCGGACGTTTCGCCGGCGACCAGGGCAATCGTTAAAGGACGCTGTGCCGCCATTAACGAATCGGACCGCGCGTTGAACGCTCAAAGAACTCGGTAAACGCCTTCACTTCCGGATGCTTTTCCGCAAGCTCAGCGATTTCCAGTTTCGCTTCGTCGAGCGTTTTACCGCTGCGGTATAGCAGTTTGTAGGCATTACGAATGGCGATGATTCCCTCGCGGCTGAAGCCACGACGCTTTAACCCTTCGATATTTACCCCGAACGGCGTCGCATGGTTACCCTGCGCAATTACATACGGAGGCACATCCTGCGCCACGCCGGAGCAGCCGCCGACCATCACATGCGCACCGATAATGCAGAACTGATGAACTGCCGTCATACCGCCGATGATCGCAAAATCATCGATTGATACGTGCCCCGCCAGCGTGGCGTTGTTGGCGAGGATGCAGCGATTACCTACCGTACAATCATGTGCGACATGCGCATTGATCATCAGCAGGTTATCGCTACCCACCTTCGTCAGCCCACCGCCCTGCACTGTACCACGATGAATGGTGACGCTTTCGCGGATGCGGTTACGATCGCCAATTTCCACACGGGTCGGCTCACCAGCATATTTCAGATCCTGGTTCACTTCACCGATGGAGGCAAACTGATAAATCTCGTTATCGCGGCCAATTTTGGTTTGACCATTCACGACCACATGAGACTTCAGTACGGTTCCCTCACCAATTTCGACCTGCGGCCCAACAATACAAAAGGGACCAATGTGGACATTAGCGCCAAGTACAGCGCCGTCTTCCACAATGGCGGTAGGATGAATAAAGGCGGATTTATCAATCACGAATCAGGCCTCCCGGCTACGAGCACACATCATGGTTGCTTCGCACACGACTTTACCGTCAACCAGCGCAACCCCTTTAAAGCGGGTCAGGCCACGACGCGTTTTCTCGAAAGTGACTTCCATGATCATCTGATCGCCTGGCACAACCGGACGCTTAAAGCGCGCTTCATCAATACCCGCGAAATAATACAGTTCGCCGGGCTCCAGTTTACCGACGCTTTTAAACGCCAGAATACCGGTTGCCTGCGCCATCGCTTCCAGAATCAGCACGCCTGGCAAAATCGGTTTGCCCGGGAAATGTCCCTGGAAAAACGGCTCGTTAACGGAGACATTTTTCACCGCACGCAGA
Proteins encoded in this window:
- the lpxB gene encoding lipid-A-disaccharide synthase; amino-acid sequence: MAAQRPLTIALVAGETSGDILGAGLIRALKARVPNSRFVGVAGPRMQAEGCEAWYEMEELAVMGIVEVLGRLRRLLHIRADLTRRFTELKPDVFVGIDAPDFNITLEGNLKKQGIKTIHYVSPSVWAWRQKRVFKIGRSTHMVLAFLPFEKAFYDKFNVPCRFIGHTMADAMPLDPDKNAARDVLGIPYDAHCLALLPGSRGAEVEMLSADFLKTAQLLRQRYPDLEVVVPLVNAKRREQFEKIKAEVAPDLAVHLLDGMGREAMVASDAALLASGTAALECMLAKCPMVVGYRMKPFTFWLAKRLVKTEYVSLPNLLAGRELVKELLQEECEPQKLADALLPLLANGKTSHAMHDTFRELHQQIRCNADEQAADAVLELAQ
- the lpxA gene encoding acyl-ACP:UDP-N-acetylglucosamine O-acyltransferase translates to MIDKSAFIHPTAIVEDGAVLGANVHIGPFCIVGPQVEIGEGTVLKSHVVVNGQTKIGRDNEIYQFASIGEVNQDLKYAGEPTRVEIGDRNRIRESVTIHRGTVQGGGLTKVGSDNLLMINAHVAHDCTVGNRCILANNATLAGHVSIDDFAIIGGMTAVHQFCIIGAHVMVGGCSGVAQDVPPYVIAQGNHATPFGVNIEGLKRRGFSREGIIAIRNAYKLLYRSGKTLDEAKLEIAELAEKHPEVKAFTEFFERSTRGPIR
- the SBOV01971 gene encoding beta-hydroxyacyl-(acyl-carrier-protein) dehydratase FabZ → MTTNTHTLQIEEILELLPHRFPFLLVDRVLDFEEGRFLRAVKNVSVNEPFFQGHFPGKPILPGVLILEAMAQATGILAFKSVGKLEPGELYYFAGIDEARFKRPVVPGDQMIMEVTFEKTRRGLTRFKGVALVDGKVVCEATMMCARSREA